DNA from Deltaproteobacteria bacterium:
AGCTTTTTTATGAAGCAATGGAAACAGCGAAGCTCCGTCCATATCAAGCGAGTTCTCAAACAGATTCAGACTCGTTATATTGAAAAAATCAATCTGAATGACCCGGTATGGCAACGTCACTACCATAGCCTCAATGTCTTCTCAGAGGAAAAGCTTATTGAGAAACTTAAGTACATGCATAACAACCCAGTGGGAGCGGGCTTGGCGAATACGCCGTGTGCGTGGCCTGACAGCTCCGCCCGTTATTACGAACAAGGGAAATCTGTCGGGGTAGCGATTGGATAAACACTAGAGGCAGACCTCTTGTGCTGACGCACCCCGACAAAATTGTCGGGGCCACCCGTCGGACACTTTACTTGTCAAAATAAACCGGAC
Protein-coding regions in this window:
- a CDS encoding transposase → MKKRLIHDPKGHAHFITFSWYKRRRLLDEPRTRHIVVSVLASQLLKQNGNCLGFVIMPDHVHALVRFPEQGQLSFFMKQWKQRSSVHIKRVLKQIQTRYIEKINLNDPVWQRHYHSLNVFSEEKLIEKLKYMHNNPVGAGLANTPCAWPDSSARYYEQGKSVGVAIG